The following proteins come from a genomic window of Sardina pilchardus chromosome 1, fSarPil1.1, whole genome shotgun sequence:
- the LOC134084220 gene encoding GTPase IMAP family member 9-like isoform X1 → MSSSTGCLNGSQIMGTISDILIKTLDNLESDCFRRFKHRLQIYGPIAWRRLENATVEETVCMLVEAYTKPNCGSVVSSILRNMDLNQRALDLETDLQFGRGRLGSAGVCQWTQGERFSLDDSPSCSSHLQPISFDATTALMPRHATGTAELRIVMLGKTGAGKSATGNTILGGSGDHFHVDFSPESITATCERKCAVVCGRPVAVVDTPGLFDTALPTSEMGSEIQRCVEMSVPGPHAFLLVISLGRFTEEERNAVKWVQENFGPGASKYTIVLFTNGDRLKSTIENFLARSPQLTDLIQSCHHRYHVLNNENTSDLSQVAALLEKIEVMVRDNGGSYYTNDMYQEAQRRMREEDEEKEREGAKLQQEIMFNENWKVFFSSAQAAGNFVVRKAEEKGMPKEVVDVFGNVFNLCDYPIADCKKKLKKLRRKGLESE, encoded by the exons ATGTCGTCCTCCACG GGCTGCCTGAACGGAAGTCAAATAATGGGCACAATCTCAGATATCTTGATAAAGACACTGGACAATCTTGAATCGGACTGCTTCAGGAGGTTCAAGCACCGCCTGCAGATTTATGGCCCAATCGCCTGGCGGAGACTGGAGAATGCTACCGTGGAGGAGACCGTGTGCATGCTGGTGGAGGCTTACACCAAGCCTAACTGTGGCAGCGTCGTGTCCAGCATCTTGAGGAACATGGACTTAAATCAGCGGGCTTTGGACCTGGAGACGGACCTCCAATTTG gaaGGGGTAGGTTGGGTTCCGCTGGTGTCTGTCAATGGACTCAGGGAGAACGTTTCAGCCTTGATGATTCTCCCTCCTGTAGCAGTCACTTGCAGCCAATCAGCTTTGATGCCACGACAGCGTTGATGCCACGACATGCTACAG GCACTGCTGAGTTGAGGATCGTGATGCTGGGCAAGACCGGAGCTGGCAAGAGCGCCACcggaaacaccatcctgggggGCAGCGGCGACCACTTTCACGTTGACTTCTCTCCCGAGTCGATCACGGCCACCTGTGAGCGGAAGTGTGCCGTGGTGTGCGGTCGGCCCGTCGCCGTGGTCGACACCCCTGGCCTGTTCGACACGGCACTGCCCACCAGCGAGATGGGGAGCGAGATCCAGAGGTGCGTGGAGATGTCTGTCCCTGGGCCACACGCCTTCTTGCTGGTCATCAGCCTCGGGAGGTtcacggaggaggagaggaacgcGGTCAAGTGGGTTCAGGAGAACTTTGGGCCGGGGGCGTCCAAGTACACCATTGTGCTTTTTACCAACGGTGACCGGCTGAAGAGCACCATTGAGAATTTTCTGGCCCGCAGCCCTCAGCTGACAGATCTCATTCAGAGCTGCCACCACCGATACCATGTGCTCAACAACGAGAATACATCGGATCTGAGTCAGGTGGCGGCCCTGCTGGAGAAGATCGAAGTCATGGTGAGAGATAACGGAGGGAGTTACTACACTAACGACATGTACCAAGAGGctcagaggaggatgagagaggaggatgaggagaaagagagagagggggccaaATTACAACAAGAAATCATGTTCAATGAAAAttggaaagtttttttttcttccgcaCAAGCCGCAGGGAACTTTGTCGTTCGTAAAGCGGAAGAGAAGGGAATGCCCAAGGAGGTGGTAGATGTGTTTGGAAATGTGTTTAATTTGTGTGACTATCCAATAGCGGACtgcaaaaaaaagctaaaaaaatTGAGGAGAAAAGGTTTAGAGTCAGAATAG
- the LOC134084220 gene encoding GTPase IMAP family member 9-like isoform X2, giving the protein MGTISDILIKTLDNLESDCFRRFKHRLQIYGPIAWRRLENATVEETVCMLVEAYTKPNCGSVVSSILRNMDLNQRALDLETDLQFGRGRLGSAGVCQWTQGERFSLDDSPSCSSHLQPISFDATTALMPRHATGTAELRIVMLGKTGAGKSATGNTILGGSGDHFHVDFSPESITATCERKCAVVCGRPVAVVDTPGLFDTALPTSEMGSEIQRCVEMSVPGPHAFLLVISLGRFTEEERNAVKWVQENFGPGASKYTIVLFTNGDRLKSTIENFLARSPQLTDLIQSCHHRYHVLNNENTSDLSQVAALLEKIEVMVRDNGGSYYTNDMYQEAQRRMREEDEEKEREGAKLQQEIMFNENWKVFFSSAQAAGNFVVRKAEEKGMPKEVVDVFGNVFNLCDYPIADCKKKLKKLRRKGLESE; this is encoded by the exons ATGGGCACAATCTCAGATATCTTGATAAAGACACTGGACAATCTTGAATCGGACTGCTTCAGGAGGTTCAAGCACCGCCTGCAGATTTATGGCCCAATCGCCTGGCGGAGACTGGAGAATGCTACCGTGGAGGAGACCGTGTGCATGCTGGTGGAGGCTTACACCAAGCCTAACTGTGGCAGCGTCGTGTCCAGCATCTTGAGGAACATGGACTTAAATCAGCGGGCTTTGGACCTGGAGACGGACCTCCAATTTG gaaGGGGTAGGTTGGGTTCCGCTGGTGTCTGTCAATGGACTCAGGGAGAACGTTTCAGCCTTGATGATTCTCCCTCCTGTAGCAGTCACTTGCAGCCAATCAGCTTTGATGCCACGACAGCGTTGATGCCACGACATGCTACAG GCACTGCTGAGTTGAGGATCGTGATGCTGGGCAAGACCGGAGCTGGCAAGAGCGCCACcggaaacaccatcctgggggGCAGCGGCGACCACTTTCACGTTGACTTCTCTCCCGAGTCGATCACGGCCACCTGTGAGCGGAAGTGTGCCGTGGTGTGCGGTCGGCCCGTCGCCGTGGTCGACACCCCTGGCCTGTTCGACACGGCACTGCCCACCAGCGAGATGGGGAGCGAGATCCAGAGGTGCGTGGAGATGTCTGTCCCTGGGCCACACGCCTTCTTGCTGGTCATCAGCCTCGGGAGGTtcacggaggaggagaggaacgcGGTCAAGTGGGTTCAGGAGAACTTTGGGCCGGGGGCGTCCAAGTACACCATTGTGCTTTTTACCAACGGTGACCGGCTGAAGAGCACCATTGAGAATTTTCTGGCCCGCAGCCCTCAGCTGACAGATCTCATTCAGAGCTGCCACCACCGATACCATGTGCTCAACAACGAGAATACATCGGATCTGAGTCAGGTGGCGGCCCTGCTGGAGAAGATCGAAGTCATGGTGAGAGATAACGGAGGGAGTTACTACACTAACGACATGTACCAAGAGGctcagaggaggatgagagaggaggatgaggagaaagagagagagggggccaaATTACAACAAGAAATCATGTTCAATGAAAAttggaaagtttttttttcttccgcaCAAGCCGCAGGGAACTTTGTCGTTCGTAAAGCGGAAGAGAAGGGAATGCCCAAGGAGGTGGTAGATGTGTTTGGAAATGTGTTTAATTTGTGTGACTATCCAATAGCGGACtgcaaaaaaaagctaaaaaaatTGAGGAGAAAAGGTTTAGAGTCAGAATAG